A genomic region of Miscanthus floridulus cultivar M001 chromosome 3, ASM1932011v1, whole genome shotgun sequence contains the following coding sequences:
- the LOC136545165 gene encoding transcription factor PHYTOCHROME INTERACTING FACTOR-LIKE 13-like isoform X7, with translation MDGGERPATSHKAAPFVPDGELVELLWQDGAVVAHSQAQAHHHHHHRPLVQVGAGNTSASGVTGEPPALPWLPCSGVAGGAMGGDVYSQLWQSIAQADGRVVGGDAAGAPRPAAKSGNSGARSSRTAGEVGSSFCGSNLVVAALHLDDDVDDVGVAAALPVPMPLDDLAAAGAGASTSSGWNSNAPLPKRGRDEFDEDAEFDNVDETPPSSRRPASNKRRTRAAEVHNMSERRRRDRINEKMRALQELVPHCNKTDKASILDEAIEYLKSLQMQVQIMWMTTGMAPMMIPGAHQLMPLMTMGLNSARMLPPAVQFLSQMQRLPPPFMNNPLPNQMPQILPPPTNAPSVTDQAQSNRMALPRNPFLHPNDNDALTTPPQVPGLFSYGQQMVQVNQIQELLTGTAAPALGAELPSSSDGTGT, from the exons ATGGACGGCGGCGAGAGGCCGGCGACGAGCCACAAGGCGGCCCCATTCGT CCCCGACGGCGAGCTCGTGGAGCTGCTGTGGCAGGACGGCGCCGTCGTGGCGCACTCGCAGGCGCaggcgcaccaccaccaccaccaccggccgcTGGTCCAGGTCGGCGCCGGCAACACGAGCGCCAGCGGCGTCACCGGGGAGCCACCCGCGCTGCCGTGGCTCCCGTGCAGCGGCGTCGCCGGCGGCGCGATGGGCGGGGACGTGTACTCGCAGCTCTGGCAGAGCATCGCGCAGGCCGACGGCCGCGTGGTGGGCGGGGACGCTGCGGGCGCGCCCCGCCCGGCCGCCAAGAGCGGGAACAGCGGTGCCAGGTCCAGCCGGACGGCCGGGGAGGTCGGCTCCAGCTTCTGCGGCAGCAACCTCGTGGTCGCGGCGCTGCACCTGGACGACGACGTCGACGACGTAGGCGTCGCCGCGGCGCTGCCGGTGCCGATGCCGCTGGACGACCTGGCGGCCGCGGGCGCCGGCGCGTCCACGTCCAGCGGCTGGAACAGCAATGCGCCGCTGCCCAAGAGGGGCAGGGACGAGTTCGACGAG GACGCCGAGTTCGACAACGTCGACGAGACCCCGCCGTCGTCGAGGCGGCCTGCGTCCAACAAGCGCAGGACTCGCGCCGCCGAGGTCCACAACATGTCGGAGCGG AGGAGAAGGGACCGGATCAACGAAAAGATGCGAGCTCTGCAGGAACTCGTGCCTCACTGCAACAAG ACCGACAAAGCGTCGATACTAGATGAAGCAATTGAGTACTTGAAGTCCCTCCAAATGCAAGTTCAG ATCATGTGGATGACTACTGGGATGGCGCCGATGATGATCCCCGGTGCTCACCAGCTCATGCCGCTGATGACCATGGGCTTGAATTCAGCGCGGATGCTGCCACCGGCGGTGCAGTTCCTGAGCCAGATGCAGAGGCTACCTCCACCCTTCATGAACAACCCGTTGCCGAATCAGATGCCCCAGATCTTACCTCCTCCTACCAATGCACCCAGTGTAACAGACCAAGCTCAAAGCAATCGCATGGCCCTGCCCAGAAATCCCTTCCTTCATCCTAATGATAATGATGCACTGACAACACCGCCTCAG GTGCCAGGTTTATTTAGCTATGGCCAACAGATGGTACAAGTGAATCAGATTCAAGAGCTACTGACAGGCACTGCAGCTCCGGCTTTGGGGGCCGAGCTACCATCATCCTCTGATGGAACTGGAACATAA